In the genome of Tsukamurella paurometabola DSM 20162, the window CGTCGAGTGCGGGGTTGTACGGCCGCAGCAGTTTCGACGAGGCGCGGATATGACCCGGACCGAACCGCGCGCCGGGGCGATAGCTGACGCCGCTATCGAACGGGATGCCGAGCACGGCGACCGCGGCGTCGTCCACCTGATCGAGCCGGGGAAGACGGGCGAAGGTCTCGGGTCCGCAATAGCGAGGAATCGCACTGGCGTCGACGGGGCCGAGCGGTGCGGAATCGTGGGGCTGGGAGTCGTGGGGCACGGGACGATCCTCTCGCAAAGGGCTGCGTTTGTGGGTTGGATCACATAGTGTGGGACACCAGCGGGCTTGTCAACTTCAGTTTCATGGAAGGATACCGATGTTGGGTGGAATCGCATCCGGACCGGATGACGTTCTGCCAGGCCCGGATCGGGTGGGATCTGCACTGCGCTCGGCGCGTCGATCGCGTCGGCTGACCCTCGCGCAAGTGGCGGACGGGGTCGGTCTCACCAAGGGGTATCTCTCGAAGGTGGAGCGCGGATTGGCCGCTCCGTCGGTCGGGACGCTCATCAAGTTGTGCGAGATTCTCGAGGTGCCCGTCGGTTCGCTGTTCGACGGTGGCGCGACCGGCGCAGTGGTGCGCGCCGACGCCTACCCGCAGGTGCGGTTCGGCGGCACCGGCCTCGCCGAATTCTTGCTCACTCCCGCGGGTGAACGCAGGATGCAGGTGCTGCTGAGCGAGATCGAACCCGGAGGCGGCAGCGGCGATGAGGCCTACGAGTTGCCCGCCGACGTCTCCTTCGTCCTGGTCCAACGCGGCACGCTGCATCTCGCGTTCCCGCCGGAGCGCAGCGTCGATCTCGGGGAAGGAGATGCCCTCACCTTCGATCCGGGCGCGCCGCATACTTTCCGGGCCGGTCCCGACGGTGCTCGCGTGCTGTGGGTGATGGCGCCAGCGCTGCCGGCGGGGGATCGCTCTAGCGTCCGGTGAATTCCGGTGGTCGCTTGTCGAGCATTGCCGTCACGGCCTCGCGATGATCGTCGGTGGTGTGCGCGATCGCCTGCATCGCGGCCGACAACTCCAGTAGCGCATCGAGACTGAGATGCTGGCCCTCGCGGAGTAG includes:
- a CDS encoding helix-turn-helix domain-containing protein; amino-acid sequence: MLGGIASGPDDVLPGPDRVGSALRSARRSRRLTLAQVADGVGLTKGYLSKVERGLAAPSVGTLIKLCEILEVPVGSLFDGGATGAVVRADAYPQVRFGGTGLAEFLLTPAGERRMQVLLSEIEPGGGSGDEAYELPADVSFVLVQRGTLHLAFPPERSVDLGEGDALTFDPGAPHTFRAGPDGARVLWVMAPALPAGDRSSVR